From one Streptomyces sp. N50 genomic stretch:
- a CDS encoding NUDIX hydrolase codes for MTTTPGYDKYAFEPFAVTADLAVLTIRAGALHVLLVERGQEPYAGHWALPGGFVAPDESAESAARRELAEETGLSDVSGLHLEQLRTYSEPDRDPRMRVVTVAFAALLPDLPEPHAGSDAAQARWLPYDALGPLAFDHDRILADAHERVGAKLEYSSLATAFCSPEFTLGELQQVYETVWGAELDRPNFRRKVLATPGFVEPVLGGAKLTGGRGKPAALYRAGNATALYPPLLRPTREGRPA; via the coding sequence ATGACCACAACACCGGGCTACGACAAGTACGCCTTCGAACCTTTCGCCGTCACCGCCGACCTCGCCGTCCTCACGATCCGCGCGGGCGCCCTGCATGTGCTGCTCGTCGAGCGCGGTCAGGAGCCGTACGCCGGGCACTGGGCGCTGCCCGGTGGCTTCGTGGCGCCGGACGAGTCCGCGGAGAGTGCCGCCCGGCGTGAACTCGCCGAGGAGACCGGCCTGTCGGACGTCTCCGGGCTGCATCTGGAGCAGCTGCGCACCTACAGCGAGCCCGACCGGGACCCCCGCATGCGGGTCGTCACCGTCGCCTTCGCCGCGCTGCTGCCCGACCTGCCCGAGCCGCACGCGGGCAGCGACGCGGCGCAGGCCCGCTGGCTGCCCTACGACGCGCTCGGGCCGCTCGCCTTCGACCACGACCGGATCCTGGCCGACGCGCACGAACGGGTGGGCGCCAAGCTGGAGTACAGCTCCCTCGCCACGGCTTTCTGCTCGCCCGAGTTCACGCTCGGGGAGCTGCAACAGGTCTACGAGACCGTGTGGGGCGCGGAGTTGGACCGCCCGAACTTCCGCCGCAAGGTGCTCGCCACGCCGGGTTTCGTCGAACCGGTGCTGGGCGGGGCCAAGTTGACGGGCGGTCGGGGGAAGCCGGCGGCGCTGTACCGCGCCGGGAACGCCACCGCCCTGTATCCACCGCTGCTCCGGCCGACCCGGGAAGGACGTCCCGCATGA
- the scpB gene encoding SMC-Scp complex subunit ScpB has protein sequence MSEETTGVPASPSGVAELDLKPALEAVLMVVDEPATVEHLAKILQRPKRRIADALRELADEYTVQGRGFELRLIAGGWRFYSRPEYAPAVEGFVLDGQQARLTQAALETLAVVAYRQPVSRSRVSMVRGVNCDGVMRTLLQRGLVEEAGTEPETGAILYVTTNYFLERMGLRGLDELPELAPFLPEAEAIEAETLEGVPSFDPDAPDADADETTTTEL, from the coding sequence GTGAGCGAGGAGACCACGGGCGTACCGGCGAGCCCGTCCGGCGTCGCGGAGCTCGACCTCAAGCCCGCCCTGGAGGCCGTCCTGATGGTCGTGGACGAGCCCGCGACCGTGGAACACCTCGCGAAAATACTCCAGCGGCCCAAACGGCGGATCGCGGACGCGCTGCGTGAGCTGGCCGACGAGTACACCGTCCAGGGGCGCGGTTTCGAGCTCAGGCTGATCGCGGGCGGGTGGCGTTTCTACTCGCGACCGGAGTACGCGCCGGCCGTCGAGGGCTTCGTCCTGGACGGTCAGCAGGCCCGGCTCACCCAGGCGGCGCTGGAGACCCTGGCGGTCGTCGCGTACCGCCAGCCGGTCAGCCGCAGCAGGGTCTCGATGGTCCGCGGAGTCAACTGCGACGGTGTGATGCGCACCCTCCTCCAGCGGGGTCTGGTCGAGGAGGCGGGCACGGAACCCGAAACAGGTGCGATCCTGTACGTGACGACGAACTACTTTCTGGAGCGGATGGGCCTGCGCGGCCTGGACGAGCTCCCGGAGCTCGCGCCCTTCCTCCCTGAGGCTGAGGCGATCGAGGCGGAGACGCTGGAAGGGGTCCCGTCGTTCGATCCGGATGCACCGGATGCAGATGCAGACGAAACGACGACGACGGAACTTTGA
- a CDS encoding DUF6529 family protein, whose amino-acid sequence MTADPNAATQSYPPRPPAPHHDSPARYLVPALVAAAVAVGLGVYGKVHDPAGTAFNLAGFSSTGAVKSWLATTAFFFALVQVVSAFMVYGRLPGPSWSATLHRWSGRIAFLVAVPVAVHCLYAFGYQTYSTRVMWHSVLGCAFFGAFSAKMLLLRSERLPGWLLPVVGGLVFTLLTLLWLTSALWFFRTVGVTT is encoded by the coding sequence ATGACCGCCGACCCGAACGCCGCCACCCAGTCCTACCCCCCGCGCCCACCCGCACCCCACCACGACAGCCCCGCCCGCTACCTGGTCCCGGCCCTGGTCGCCGCCGCCGTAGCGGTCGGCCTCGGCGTCTACGGCAAGGTCCACGACCCGGCGGGCACCGCCTTCAACCTCGCCGGCTTCAGCAGCACGGGCGCGGTGAAGTCCTGGCTCGCGACGACCGCGTTCTTCTTCGCCCTCGTCCAGGTCGTCTCGGCCTTCATGGTCTACGGCCGCCTGCCCGGGCCGAGTTGGTCCGCGACGCTGCACCGCTGGTCGGGGCGGATCGCGTTCCTCGTGGCGGTGCCGGTCGCCGTGCACTGCCTCTACGCGTTCGGCTACCAGACGTACTCGACACGCGTGATGTGGCATTCCGTTCTGGGGTGCGCGTTCTTCGGCGCCTTCAGTGCCAAGATGCTGCTGCTCCGCTCGGAGCGGCTGCCCGGCTGGCTGCTGCCGGTCGTCGGCGGACTGGTCTTCACCCTCCTCACGCTGCTCTGGCTGACATCCGCCCTCTGGTTCTTCCGCACGGTCGGAGTGACGACATGA
- a CDS encoding NUDIX hydrolase, giving the protein MTIKDTPEEWEIRATVTPFVGNKTSVRTDDVVMPDGTVVHRDYQVHPGSVGVLALDEEDRVLVIRQYRHPVRQKLWEIPAGLLDIPGENPLHAAQRELYEEAHVKAEDWRVLTDVYTSPGGSDEAIRIFLARDLSEAEGQRFEVEDEEADMEHARVPLDDLVRGVLAGELHNSCLVTGVLALVAARHGDGIDALRPAEAPWPARPFES; this is encoded by the coding sequence ATGACGATCAAGGACACCCCGGAGGAGTGGGAGATCCGGGCGACCGTGACCCCCTTCGTCGGCAACAAGACCTCCGTACGCACCGACGACGTGGTCATGCCCGACGGCACGGTCGTGCACCGCGACTACCAGGTCCACCCCGGCTCCGTGGGCGTCCTCGCCCTCGACGAGGAGGACCGGGTGCTGGTCATCAGGCAGTACCGCCACCCCGTACGGCAGAAGCTGTGGGAGATCCCGGCCGGGCTGCTCGACATCCCCGGTGAGAACCCGCTGCACGCCGCCCAGCGCGAGCTGTACGAGGAGGCGCACGTCAAGGCCGAGGACTGGCGGGTGCTGACCGACGTCTACACCTCGCCCGGCGGCAGCGACGAGGCCATCCGCATCTTCCTGGCCCGGGACCTGTCCGAGGCCGAGGGACAGCGCTTCGAGGTCGAGGACGAGGAGGCCGACATGGAGCACGCGCGCGTGCCCCTCGACGACCTGGTCCGCGGGGTCCTCGCCGGCGAGCTGCACAACAGCTGCCTCGTCACCGGCGTCCTCGCCCTGGTCGCCGCCCGGCACGGCGACGGCATCGACGCGCTGCGCCCCGCCGAGGCACCGTGGCCGGCGCGTCCCTTCGAGTCCTGA
- a CDS encoding segregation and condensation protein A, which produces MTSNDAPASGAPAGRRRALGKGPGAAPEPGPEAQVALAEPVPEVVVAEPVPEAVVEEPVAVVAEPEAAEEADDGVFKVRLANFEGPFDLLLQLISKHKLDVTEVALSKVTDEFMVYIRAMGPDWDLDQTTEFLVVAATLLDLKAARLLPAAEVEDEADLALLEARDLLFARLLQYRAYKQIADIFNRRLDDEARRYPRTVGLEPHHAELLPEVVIRIGPEGFAKLAVKAMQAKPKPQVYVDHIHAPLVSVQEQAGIMVARLRELGEASFSVLVDDTDDTLTVVARFLALLELYREKAVALDQETALGDLIVRWTGGEGEGEPVVTDEFDRPPEPPKETKEESA; this is translated from the coding sequence ATGACCTCGAACGACGCTCCCGCATCCGGCGCACCTGCCGGTCGTCGGCGTGCGCTGGGCAAGGGGCCGGGCGCGGCTCCCGAACCCGGGCCCGAGGCGCAGGTCGCCCTGGCGGAGCCGGTGCCCGAGGTCGTCGTAGCGGAGCCAGTGCCCGAGGCCGTCGTAGAAGAGCCCGTGGCGGTTGTCGCGGAGCCTGAAGCGGCCGAAGAAGCCGATGACGGGGTTTTCAAGGTCCGGCTCGCCAACTTCGAGGGGCCCTTCGACCTTCTCCTCCAGCTGATCTCGAAGCACAAGCTCGATGTGACCGAGGTGGCGCTGTCCAAGGTCACCGATGAGTTCATGGTGTACATCAGGGCGATGGGTCCTGACTGGGACCTGGACCAGACGACCGAGTTCCTTGTGGTCGCGGCGACCCTGCTGGATCTGAAGGCGGCGCGGTTGCTGCCCGCCGCCGAGGTCGAGGACGAGGCCGATCTCGCGTTGCTGGAGGCTCGGGACCTGTTGTTCGCGCGGTTGTTGCAGTACCGGGCGTACAAGCAGATCGCCGACATCTTCAACCGGCGGCTCGACGACGAGGCCCGGCGCTATCCCCGGACCGTCGGGCTCGAACCGCACCACGCCGAGCTGCTGCCCGAGGTGGTCATCCGGATCGGGCCCGAGGGGTTCGCCAAGCTCGCCGTGAAGGCGATGCAGGCCAAGCCCAAGCCGCAGGTGTACGTCGATCACATCCACGCGCCGCTCGTCAGCGTGCAGGAGCAGGCCGGGATCATGGTCGCGCGGCTGCGGGAGCTCGGCGAGGCCAGTTTCAGCGTGCTCGTGGACGACACCGACGACACCCTGACCGTCGTGGCGAGGTTCCTGGCGCTGCTGGAGCTGTACCGGGAGAAGGCCGTCGCGCTGGACCAGGAGACCGCGCTCGGGGATCTGATCGTGCGCTGGACCGGTGGGGAGGGGGAAGGCGAGCCGGTGGTGACGGACGAGTTCGACCGGCCGCCCGAGCCGCCCAAGGAGACCAAGGAGGAGTCGGCGTGA
- a CDS encoding pseudouridine synthase yields the protein MRSSGSGSSGGGGRSGGRGNPRGTGGGGNPRGSGGGGGGRGSGAGNSRGAGGGGSQPRGAGGRDDKPKRAGKPRPEERRYDVGPTGSHEGPKSGRGAAARGGAKGGPKQGQGTGRGRWAPATSREYDARAEERNRERYAGKKDIKLPKTFPGAEQEGERLQKVLARAGYGSRRSCEELIEQSRVEVNGEIVVEQGLRVDPEHDEIKVDGLTVATQSYQFFSLNKPAGVVATMEDPEGRQCLGDYVTNRETRLFHVGRLDTETEGVILLTNHGELAHRLTHPKYGVKKTYLAHIVGPIPRDLGKQLKDGIQLEDGYARADHFRVVEQTGKNYLVEVTLHEGRKHIVRRMLAEAGFPVDKLVRVSFGPITLGDQKSGWLRRLSNTEVGMLMQEVDL from the coding sequence ATGCGAAGCAGTGGCAGTGGCAGCAGTGGTGGCGGCGGTAGGAGCGGCGGGCGCGGCAACCCCCGCGGGACCGGCGGGGGCGGCAATCCCCGGGGTTCCGGTGGGGGCGGCGGCGGCCGTGGCTCCGGCGCGGGCAACTCCCGGGGCGCCGGTGGCGGCGGCTCCCAGCCGAGGGGCGCGGGAGGCCGCGACGACAAGCCGAAGCGCGCCGGAAAGCCGCGTCCCGAGGAGCGGCGCTACGACGTAGGCCCCACGGGATCCCACGAAGGTCCCAAGTCAGGGCGGGGTGCCGCCGCGCGCGGTGGTGCCAAGGGCGGCCCCAAGCAGGGCCAGGGCACCGGACGCGGGCGCTGGGCCCCGGCGACCTCGCGGGAGTACGACGCGCGGGCCGAGGAGCGCAACCGGGAGCGGTACGCGGGCAAGAAGGACATCAAGCTGCCCAAGACCTTCCCGGGCGCCGAGCAGGAGGGCGAGCGGCTGCAGAAGGTCCTCGCGCGCGCGGGCTACGGCTCCCGGCGCTCCTGCGAGGAGCTGATCGAGCAGTCCCGGGTCGAGGTCAACGGCGAGATCGTCGTCGAGCAGGGTCTGCGGGTCGACCCGGAGCACGACGAGATCAAGGTCGACGGGCTGACGGTGGCGACGCAGTCGTACCAGTTCTTCTCGCTGAACAAGCCCGCCGGTGTCGTCGCGACGATGGAGGACCCCGAGGGCCGGCAGTGCCTCGGCGACTACGTCACCAACCGCGAGACGCGTCTTTTCCACGTCGGACGGCTCGACACCGAGACCGAGGGTGTGATCCTGCTCACCAATCACGGCGAGCTGGCGCACCGGCTGACCCACCCCAAGTACGGCGTGAAGAAGACCTATCTCGCGCACATCGTGGGCCCGATCCCGCGCGACCTGGGCAAGCAGCTCAAGGACGGCATCCAGCTGGAGGACGGGTACGCGCGTGCGGACCACTTCCGCGTCGTCGAGCAGACCGGCAAGAACTACCTGGTCGAGGTGACCCTCCACGAGGGCCGCAAGCACATCGTGCGCCGCATGCTCGCGGAGGCCGGCTTCCCGGTCGACAAGCTGGTGCGGGTCTCCTTCGGCCCGATCACCCTGGGCGACCAGAAGTCGGGGTGGCTGCGACGGCTGTCGAACACCGAGGTCGGCATGCTGATGCAGGAAGTCGATCTGTAA
- the ald gene encoding alanine dehydrogenase codes for MKVGIPREVKNNEFRVAITPAGVHELVRHGHQVFIEQNAGVGSSITDDEYVSAGAQILATADEVWATTDLLLKVKEPIAEEYHRLRKDQTLFTYLHLAASKECTDALVESGTTAIAYETVELPGRALPLLAPMSEVAGRLAPQVGAYHLMRSVGGRGVLPGGVPGTQPARAVVIGGGVSGWNATQIAVGMGFHVTLLDRDINKLREADKVFGTKVRAIMSNAFELEKAVLDADLVIGAVLIPGAKAPKLVTNELVSRMKPGSVLVDIAIDQGGCFEDSRPTTHAEPTFPVHNSVFYCVANMPGAVPNTSTYALTNATLPYIVELANRGWADALRRDPALAKGLNTHDGKVIYREVAEAHGLEHVELESLLG; via the coding sequence GTGAAGGTCGGCATCCCCCGCGAGGTCAAGAACAACGAGTTCCGGGTGGCCATCACCCCCGCCGGCGTGCACGAGCTGGTGCGCCACGGCCACCAGGTCTTCATCGAGCAGAACGCCGGCGTCGGCTCCTCGATCACGGACGACGAGTACGTCTCGGCCGGTGCCCAGATCCTGGCCACCGCCGACGAGGTCTGGGCCACCACCGACCTGCTGCTCAAGGTCAAGGAGCCCATCGCCGAGGAGTACCACCGCCTCCGCAAGGACCAGACGCTCTTCACCTACCTGCACCTGGCCGCCTCCAAGGAGTGCACCGACGCGCTCGTCGAGTCCGGCACCACGGCGATCGCCTACGAGACCGTCGAACTCCCGGGCCGCGCCCTGCCGTTGCTCGCCCCGATGTCCGAGGTCGCGGGCCGGCTGGCCCCGCAGGTCGGCGCCTACCACCTGATGCGCTCGGTCGGCGGCCGCGGTGTCCTCCCCGGCGGTGTCCCCGGCACCCAGCCCGCGCGCGCCGTCGTCATCGGCGGCGGTGTCTCCGGCTGGAACGCCACGCAGATCGCCGTCGGCATGGGCTTCCACGTCACGCTGCTCGACCGCGACATCAACAAGCTCCGTGAGGCCGACAAGGTCTTCGGCACCAAGGTCCGGGCGATCATGTCCAACGCCTTCGAGCTGGAGAAGGCCGTCCTGGACGCCGACCTCGTCATCGGCGCGGTGCTCATCCCGGGCGCCAAGGCGCCGAAGCTGGTCACGAACGAACTCGTGTCGCGGATGAAGCCCGGAAGTGTTCTTGTCGACATCGCGATCGACCAGGGCGGCTGCTTCGAGGACTCGCGTCCGACGACCCACGCCGAGCCGACCTTCCCGGTCCACAACTCGGTCTTCTACTGCGTCGCCAACATGCCCGGCGCGGTGCCGAACACGTCGACCTACGCGCTCACCAACGCGACGCTCCCGTACATCGTGGAGCTCGCCAACCGCGGCTGGGCCGACGCGCTGCGACGTGATCCTGCTCTCGCCAAGGGCCTCAACACCCATGACGGCAAGGTGATTTACCGCGAGGTCGCCGAGGCGCACGGACTGGAGCACGTCGAGCTGGAATCGCTGCTCGGCTGA
- a CDS encoding DNA polymerase beta superfamily protein, translating to MPFESLVRDHTIYACVMGSRAFGLATDGSDTDRRGVFVAPTPLFWRFDKPPTHIEGPAEEQFSWELERFCELALRANPNILECLHSPLVEHVDDTGRELLALRDAFLSRQVHETFTRYALGQRKKLEVDIRTHGAPRWKHAMHLLRLLTSARDLLRTGTLRIDVGDQRAPLLAVKRGEIPWPEVESWMTRLATETDEAATHTPLPPEPDRRRVEDFLIGVRRASTDALAG from the coding sequence ATGCCGTTCGAGAGCCTGGTCCGCGACCACACGATCTACGCCTGCGTGATGGGTTCACGCGCCTTCGGCCTGGCGACGGACGGCAGCGACACGGACCGCCGGGGCGTGTTCGTGGCCCCCACCCCCCTCTTCTGGCGCTTCGACAAGCCGCCGACGCACATCGAGGGCCCGGCGGAGGAGCAGTTCAGCTGGGAGTTGGAGCGCTTCTGCGAACTGGCCCTGCGCGCCAACCCGAACATCCTGGAGTGCCTCCACTCCCCCCTCGTCGAGCACGTCGACGACACCGGCCGTGAACTCCTCGCCCTGCGCGACGCGTTCCTCTCCCGCCAGGTCCACGAGACGTTCACGCGCTACGCGTTGGGCCAGCGCAAAAAGCTGGAGGTCGACATCCGCACGCACGGCGCCCCGCGCTGGAAGCACGCGATGCACCTCCTCCGCCTCCTCACCAGCGCCCGCGACCTGCTCCGCACGGGCACCCTGCGGATCGACGTCGGCGACCAACGCGCCCCACTCCTCGCGGTGAAACGCGGCGAAATCCCCTGGCCGGAGGTCGAGTCCTGGATGACCCGCCTGGCCACGGAGACGGACGAGGCGGCGACCCACACCCCACTCCCGCCGGAGCCGGACCGACGCCGCGTGGAGGACTTCCTGATCGGGGTCCGCCGCGCGTCCACCGACGCCCTAGCGGGGTGA
- a CDS encoding type II toxin-antitoxin system VapC family toxin codes for MTLLYLDASAIAKLLRVEAETAALEQWIGQHGGMRRVVTCDLAQTEVRLLLHRLGADEDERAAADALLNAIARVRLTPELMQDAEDLTPDTLLRSLDAIHTVAALKLGHGVSWFVTYDKRQGEAAANAGLAVASPR; via the coding sequence GTGACGCTGCTCTACCTCGACGCGTCGGCGATCGCCAAGCTGCTGCGGGTCGAAGCGGAGACGGCCGCGCTGGAGCAGTGGATCGGGCAGCACGGCGGAATGCGCCGTGTCGTCACCTGCGACCTGGCGCAGACCGAGGTGCGGCTGCTGCTGCACCGGCTCGGCGCGGACGAGGACGAGCGGGCGGCCGCCGACGCGCTGCTGAACGCCATCGCGCGGGTTCGTCTCACGCCCGAACTGATGCAGGACGCGGAGGACTTGACGCCGGACACCTTGCTGCGCAGCCTCGACGCGATCCACACCGTGGCGGCGCTGAAGCTCGGTCACGGGGTCAGCTGGTTCGTGACGTACGACAAGAGGCAGGGCGAGGCCGCCGCCAACGCGGGGTTGGCGGTGGCGTCACCCCGCTAG
- a CDS encoding ParA family protein — MPARGQEPAGFEAVGSVAVRTFAAHQGHHKPGVTQPAHQSMDGHHVNAMAGDGRGAPHNHFADYDELPDGHFYDPDAEYEPDPEYAATLAPDAARQRRERVGPTGRPLPYFPIPGPLTSHGPATIIAMCNQKGGVGKTTSTINLGAALAEYGRRVLLVDFDPQGALSVGLGVNPMELDLTVYNLLMERGMSADEVLLKTAVPNMDLLPSNIDLSAAEVQLVSEVARESTLQRALKPLMADYDYIVIDCQPSLGLLTVNALTAAHKVIVPLECEFFALRGVALLTETIEKVQERLNPELELDGILATMYDSRTVHSREVLARVVEAFDDHVYHTVIGRTVRFPETTVAGEPITTYASNSVGAAAYRQLAREVLARCHAE, encoded by the coding sequence ATGCCTGCAAGGGGCCAGGAGCCCGCGGGGTTCGAGGCTGTCGGCTCCGTTGCGGTGCGAACCTTCGCAGCCCACCAGGGTCACCACAAGCCAGGGGTGACTCAGCCAGCACACCAGAGCATGGATGGCCATCACGTGAACGCCATGGCCGGCGACGGAAGGGGCGCGCCCCACAACCATTTCGCCGACTACGACGAACTGCCCGACGGGCACTTCTACGACCCCGACGCCGAGTACGAGCCCGATCCCGAGTACGCGGCCACACTCGCGCCCGACGCCGCCCGTCAGCGCCGCGAGCGCGTGGGCCCGACCGGACGCCCGCTGCCCTACTTCCCGATCCCGGGTCCGCTGACCAGTCACGGCCCCGCGACGATCATCGCGATGTGCAACCAGAAGGGCGGCGTCGGCAAGACCACGTCGACCATCAACCTGGGTGCCGCGCTCGCGGAGTACGGCCGACGCGTACTGCTCGTCGACTTCGACCCGCAGGGCGCGCTGTCGGTCGGACTGGGCGTCAATCCCATGGAGTTGGACCTCACCGTCTACAACCTGCTCATGGAGCGGGGCATGTCGGCCGACGAGGTACTCCTCAAGACAGCAGTCCCGAACATGGACTTGCTGCCCAGCAACATCGACTTGTCCGCTGCCGAAGTGCAGTTGGTGAGCGAGGTCGCGCGCGAGTCCACCCTCCAGCGGGCGTTGAAGCCGCTGATGGCCGACTACGACTACATCGTGATCGACTGTCAGCCCTCCCTCGGCCTGCTCACCGTGAACGCCCTGACGGCGGCTCACAAGGTGATCGTGCCGCTGGAGTGCGAGTTCTTCGCGCTGCGCGGTGTCGCGCTGCTGACGGAGACCATCGAGAAGGTCCAGGAGCGCCTCAACCCCGAGTTGGAGCTCGACGGGATCCTCGCCACGATGTACGACTCCCGCACCGTGCACAGCCGTGAGGTGCTCGCGCGCGTGGTCGAGGCGTTCGACGATCACGTCTACCACACGGTCATCGGGCGCACGGTGCGCTTCCCGGAGACCACGGTCGCCGGTGAGCCGATCACCACGTACGCCTCCAACTCCGTCGGTGCCGCCGCCTATCGCCAGCTCGCCAGGGAGGTGCTCGCCCGGTGTCACGCCGAGTGA
- a CDS encoding type II toxin-antitoxin system prevent-host-death family antitoxin, whose amino-acid sequence MSKAKRRRVPARELSRHTAALLDAVAAGESIEVTRDGVPVAILSPLEPAERDIRAAIAIGLLDASVMDESHGVEAADALERLRAVRRDAEGRGPTAELLAQREEETR is encoded by the coding sequence ATGAGTAAGGCGAAGCGCAGGCGCGTGCCGGCCCGGGAGCTGTCCCGGCACACCGCGGCTCTGTTGGACGCCGTGGCGGCGGGGGAGTCGATCGAGGTCACTCGGGACGGGGTGCCGGTCGCCATCCTGTCTCCGCTGGAACCGGCCGAGCGGGACATCCGTGCCGCGATCGCCATCGGCCTGCTCGACGCCTCGGTCATGGACGAGAGTCACGGCGTCGAGGCCGCCGACGCGCTGGAGCGGCTGCGCGCGGTCAGACGGGACGCGGAGGGACGCGGCCCCACCGCGGAGCTGCTCGCCCAGCGCGAGGAGGAGACGCGGTGA
- a CDS encoding Rieske (2Fe-2S) protein encodes MTDSSTRRTVLVTGAAAALTAGCSKYGDSNDSSGSSSVKATGGQELAKTSEIPVGGGKIFKDQKIVVTQPKKDEFKAFSAICTHQGCTVGTVANGTIDCPCHGSKYRIADGSVEAGPAPKPLPAEQIKVEGNSIRLA; translated from the coding sequence ATGACCGACAGCTCGACGCGCCGCACGGTCCTCGTGACGGGTGCGGCCGCCGCGCTCACCGCGGGCTGCAGCAAGTACGGCGACAGCAACGACTCCTCGGGCTCGTCGTCGGTGAAGGCCACCGGCGGCCAGGAGCTGGCGAAGACCTCCGAGATCCCCGTCGGCGGCGGCAAGATCTTCAAGGACCAGAAGATCGTGGTGACCCAGCCGAAGAAGGACGAGTTCAAGGCCTTCTCCGCGATCTGCACCCACCAGGGCTGCACGGTCGGCACCGTCGCGAACGGCACCATCGACTGCCCGTGCCACGGCAGCAAGTACCGCATCGCGGACGGTTCCGTGGAGGCGGGACCGGCGCCGAAGCCGCTGCCCGCCGAGCAGATCAAGGTGGAGGGAAATTCGATCCGCCTGGCGTGA
- a CDS encoding ADP-ribosylglycohydrolase family protein yields MTSTTVNKGAATGALIGLALGDALGFPTEFNAVPDILAKFGPWREMELPKPAIVTDDTQMTLALGRGLRTAMERGLLGPKRMERPVREEFVDWYQSPDNNRAPGRTCLVACNLLKSEGRVWQDASQIGSKGCGANMRVAPVGLIPGLDDEQRSGAAQLQSALTHGHPTALAASDLTAHAVRLLAQGAEPTGLVGLLRSYAVENRTRYHERWLGDLWTRSQDPTPEHFIARGWDECLEILGRLENAVRTVSPETDPCLATGAGWIAEEALATGLLCFLLFVEEPVTALRRAACTSGDSDSIACLAGAFAGAHLGADAWPEEWAGRIEYRGELLGLGALWDA; encoded by the coding sequence ATGACCTCGACCACCGTCAACAAGGGTGCTGCCACAGGGGCGTTGATCGGCCTCGCGCTCGGGGACGCGCTGGGCTTCCCGACCGAGTTCAACGCCGTGCCCGACATCCTCGCCAAGTTCGGTCCCTGGCGGGAGATGGAGTTGCCGAAGCCCGCGATCGTCACCGACGACACGCAGATGACGCTGGCGTTGGGGCGCGGGCTGCGAACTGCCATGGAACGGGGGCTTCTTGGGCCTAAGCGGATGGAGCGGCCGGTGCGTGAGGAGTTCGTGGACTGGTACCAGTCGCCGGACAACAACCGTGCCCCGGGCCGGACTTGCCTCGTCGCCTGCAACCTGCTGAAGAGCGAGGGGCGGGTGTGGCAGGACGCCAGCCAGATCGGTTCGAAGGGCTGCGGGGCCAACATGCGCGTCGCGCCGGTCGGGCTGATCCCCGGTCTGGACGACGAACAGCGGTCCGGTGCCGCCCAGTTGCAGTCCGCGCTGACCCATGGCCACCCGACCGCCCTCGCCGCGTCCGACCTCACCGCGCACGCCGTACGGCTGCTCGCCCAGGGTGCCGAACCGACCGGTCTTGTCGGGCTGCTGCGGTCGTACGCCGTCGAGAACCGGACCCGGTACCACGAGCGCTGGCTGGGTGACCTGTGGACGCGGAGCCAGGACCCGACCCCCGAGCACTTCATCGCGCGGGGCTGGGACGAGTGCCTGGAGATCCTCGGCCGGCTCGAGAACGCGGTACGGACCGTCTCCCCGGAGACCGACCCGTGCCTGGCCACCGGCGCGGGCTGGATCGCCGAAGAGGCCCTGGCTACCGGCCTGTTGTGCTTCCTGCTCTTCGTCGAGGAACCGGTGACCGCGTTGCGGCGGGCGGCCTGTACGTCCGGTGACTCGGACTCGATCGCCTGTCTCGCGGGGGCGTTCGCGGGGGCGCATCTCGGGGCGGACGCGTGGCCGGAGGAGTGGGCGGGGCGGATCGAGTACCGGGGGGAGCTGTTGGGGCTGGGGGCGCTCTGGGATGCCTGA